Below is a window of Deltaproteobacteria bacterium DNA.
TCAGCGGTTATCTCAAAATCAAAAGATTGTTCTATTCCTTCCTTGATTTTTTCCGCAACCCGGTACTTGAGTTTTCTCCTGAACATATCTCGCAGGAATCCGTAGAAATCCTCACCTTGTGCGGCACTCATCCGGATCATGCGTGCGCCAACGACCCGGAGGCCTGTTTTTGCAAACATGTCGATCATGTTCCCGGGGCGGACTGTATGCTTGAAAAAATTGTCCGGCTTCAAAATGACCATTGTCGTCTCACCTTCAGCACACTCTTCATAGATGCCGGAGTCATTAAATCCAAGCCGGGCGAATAGTTCCAAATTATTTCTCGCATATTCCGGATTCGTCGGCACCAGTACTGCCGGTTCGAAGTATCGGACAGTTCCATCGGGTGTGGTGATGTAATCACAGTATGTGCCTCGAATGGTTCCCCTGCTTGCTTCCGATTCCGCTTCCGTCGTAAGCTTGCCGACAATATCATAGATCCTTTCCACGGCATTCTCACCTTCAAACATAAGGAACAGGCACCGGTTCGGCTGACCGAGGATATTTTCACTGCGGAGGTTTTGATCGATGTAATCGACGAGTGCTTTTTCTACTCGTGGATCAATGCACAGACTTTTAACACGTTTGATGTATTCATCGACAAACTCATCCGACGGTCGCATCATCCGGACGCCGACCAGATCGCAGCCTGAGAATGACATAAGCCGCGCAATGATATTCCCCGTCCGGGATTTGATGAGACTGTATGGCGTGATGACTACGTATGTCAGCTCGGTTGTCATATAACCTATCTTTATCTATTTATATTTTCCATTGCGGTACCGGAATCATTTCCGCGCGGGCGGAAATGCAGCCGGAAATACCCCTTGAACTCAGGTATATTGGCAATCTTCCACTATCAGTTCTTATAAACATATCATTCCTGTCATTATTTTACAATATATACAAGTATATTTGTTGTTGATCTCGCATTGAAATAATATTGACATACACAACCCGCTTCTCTATACTTTATAGACACATGGGGAATTCTTGTCGAAAATCGATTAAACATCTGGAAGGAGAATACTATGCATGGGAAAAGAGTGGATAAGATAACCATCGACATGAATGCGGCCCGACTGCCGGAGGATCTTGAGAGGTATAGAACAAAAGCCCTGGAATTAGGGGCCACGAAGGCTGCAATTGTAAGAGTCCGGGAGATTCCCGTGGATGAAAGAATCGTTTTGAAATGCCAGATTCCCCGGTGTTTCGGATACGGCGCCTGTGCACACTGCCCGCCAAACACGCTGAATCCGGCAGAGCTCCGTAAAATACTGAAAGGATACCAGAGTGCTGTTTTTTTCATTATTGATGTTCCACCCGATGTCATTGTAAGAGACAGGGCAACAATCAAAGAAAGAGAAGCAGCGTATCAGTCAATATTTAATATCGTAAGTGAGATCGAGTCCATGGCCTTTTACGATGGCCACTACCTTGCCTTCGGATTTGCCGCCGGCTCTTGCCGTCACACATTCTGCAGCCAACATGAACGCTGTCAGGCGATGGAGGGCAAGCGATGCAGAATCTCCCTCCGTTCCCGACCTTCAATGGAAGCCGTAGGTATAGATGTGTATAAAATGGCCGCTGCATCAGGGTGGGAAATCTACCCGATCGGCAGCAACGCCAAGCCGGAAGACATTCCCAAAGGTACCCTGGCGGGGATTATCATTGTTCAGTAATCAATTCCGTAGAGCGCCTCCCAAGGAGAAAATATTGACAAGCCGCTCCAAATTTAATACACTCCTAGTGAAACTAAGTACGCTGCACGAAGAAGAAATGTTACACTTGATTAAGGAGAGATCATGAGAATAAGAGTACGGGACGAAAAGATCATCAAGGCCATAAAAAAATTTGAGGGGATCGATATCATTCTCAAGACCGTCGAGGATGCCAAAAGGGCTATGCGTCTGATCCTCCGTAAGACGGATATTTCCCGTACCAAAGACTTCGAAGGCCTCAAGGACATCGCCATCACCCAGGTTGTCGAGCATGCCACCAGTGCCGTTGAATACCAGACTTATTACGAAGTCGAATTCACTCTCACCGACGATCTCTTCATCGAAATGGAGATCGCTCTGATCAAGGAGCTTCAGGCTTTGTTTGAAAAAATATAGTCTCACCCTCCTCAACCGCCGTACGGTATAAACAACATCTTACGCTCCTTTCTTCTTGACGTACAAGAACCTTATTTTCTATATTTGACCAGCCCAAAAGGAATTCTTATCAAATATGGCCATCATAGAGACCCGTTCCCTTGCGAAAACTTACGGCAGGATACAAGCCGTTCGGGGAATCGACCTGAACATAGAAAGGGGCGAAATATTCGGCCTGCTCGGCCCCAACGGGGCGGGTAAGACCACTACTATCGGGATGCTCTGCACCATTATCCGTCCGAGTTCGGGTAGCGCCTCAATTGCCGGTCACGACATAGTGAAAGAACCGGCGGCGGTGAGGCGCAAGGTGGGCATTGTCTTCCAGGATCCCACCATAGATACCCTGCTCACCGGGCGTGAGAACCTCCAACTCCACGCGCGTCTCTACGGCATCCCTTCCGATGTTCGAGGAAAAAGGATAAATGAGATGCTGGCGCTCGTCGATCTGAAGGATCGCGCTAACGACATCACACGTACCTACTCAGGCGGTATGCGGCGGCGGCTCGAACTGGCCCGTGGCCTTTTGCACCGGCCTGCGGTTCTCTTCCTCGACGAGCCGACACTGGGCCTCGACCCTCAGACACGGGCGCGCACGTGGGACTACATCAAGAAGATGGCCCAAAACGAGCAGACCACCATTGTGCTCACCACCCATTACATGGAGGAGGCGGAACAGGTCTGCAACCGGGTGGGCGTCATTGACCGCGGCCAGATAATTGCCCTTGGCGCCCCGGAGGACCTCAAAAAATCGATGGGCGGGTATATGGTTGTTATTCAGGTAAAAGATCCGCCCCTTGACAGGATACGCGCCCTCCCCTATGTCTCGGAGGTAAAGCTGAACGATGGCCTGGTTGAGATAACCATGAAAGAGGCCCATATCCATCTGCCCGATCTCCTCTCGAAGGTCCCGAACGTCGAGTGCGTAGAGACAAGGGCGCCCACACTCAACGACGTGTTCATCAAGCTTACGGGGCGGGATATACGCGAAGAGGACACGGAGGATTCCGGCAGTTGGGTGGATTCCGTGGCACGGTACCGCCAGAGGGGGCAATGAGGCATGAAAGACGGACGTTTCCGGAAAGAGCTTCTCGGTGTTTATGCCATCTGGTGGCGTGAAATGAAGGTTTTCCAGCGTGAAAAAAGCCGGGTGGTCTCCAGTATCGTTCAGCCCCTCATGTGGCTCTTCCTCTTCGGCAGCGGCGTTGGCGCCAGCATCAGCATCGGCGAAGTCAACTACCAGGACTACATATACCCGGGGATACTGTCTATGTCGGTGCTTTTCGGGTCGGTCTTCTTCGGCCTCTACATTGTCTGGGACCGGAAGCTTGACGTCCTCAAGGCTGTGCTGGTAGCGCCGGTATCGCGCATCAGCATATTCTTCGGGAAGGTGCTCGGCGGCTGTACCGATGTCACCATCCAGGTGCTCATACTCTTCCTGTTCTCATTCCTGTTCCCTTCCATTAACCCCTGGGGCATCCCCTTGGCCCTCCTGATACTTTCCATAACTTCTATAGCGATGGTCTCAATGGGCCTCGCCCTCGGCTCCCTTTTCGAGAGCCTTGAGGGCTTTCAGGTCATAGCGACATTCGTCGTCTTCCCGCTCTTCTTCCTGTCCGGAGCGCTCTTCCCCGTCAACGATCGGCTCCCTGCCTGGCTTCATGGGGTAGTAAAGCTGAACCCGCTGACCTATACCGTCGACGGAGTCAGGGGCGCCTTGCTCGGGCTGAACACCTTCCCTCTCTACGCCGACCTCAGCGTCATCTCCTTCTTTGCGGTACTGATGGTACTGGCGGGAAGCGCCCTGTTCAGCCGGATGAAGTGATTCCCGGATTTTTAGATTTTCCGCCACACATCAGCAAAAGATGTATTGCACGGACTTCAGTAAGCATCCCCACGCGGTGCGATATTGACCACGCCGATGATTTTTGTTTCCTTGATGAGGGCAAAAATGATGCGATAGTTACCGATTCTCAGCCTGTAAAATCCGTGGAGATCGCCGGTAAGAGGTTTTACGTTTTCATGAGACAGAGGATTTTCATACCCGGATAGCTTTAATAATTCCTTTTTGACTCGCTCTTTTAAAACCCGATCTAACTTATTGAAATAATGCTCGGCCTTTGATGATACCTTAACTGTCCAGTTCATTGAGTTGCTTTCCCCCGCCGGCAGCTATCTCTTCGAGACCTGATATGCATTCATCGACAAAGCCTGGTATTCTTAAAAGTTCGAGCGTTTCCCGATGCCTTGCGATGTACTCTTCGGCCATCTCCGTAAATATGTCGGCCAGAGATCGGTTTTCATAACCAGCAATCGCCCGTATGAGTTTCAACTGTTCATCAGGTATTCTAATTGTTGTGGCACTTTTTGTCATACTTGTCACCTCCTGTATTTGTAGTATAATATCATAATATTGCAATATCAAGGTATTATAAGCTTAATAAGGATAATTTCATAAAAATGACCTCTTGGCAAGCATAGCAGACGACTTACCGATTACTATAATGTTGTATCGTCAAATTTCCGTTGTAAAATAAGATAGTTTTAATTATATTTCCAAAACATAAAAGCAAGGTCTAATCAAATCGTTTTCTTTGGCTGAAATACCGTGACCTTTGAAAAACACACTCCTCACGTCATTCCGGCGGAAGCCGGAATCCAGACGCCGTCCTCGCGAAAGCGGGGAACCACGAAATCATGACTGGATTCCGGGTCAAGCCCGGAATGACGAAGGAAGGATTCAATTAGAAATTCAAAGGTCTAATACCAGGATTTGATACGGAATGATGCTGTGATGAAGCGAGTGAGCACATTTAATCAGAACAGGTTTTGGGGGGAAACCACCGCTTTTCTGGCCCTTTTTCTCGATAACCTCGGGGTTCTTATTTTTATGAGCTCCATCCTTATGCTCACATTCAACTATCCCGCGGATATCATAATGACACGCATGATCCCGGGTACGGCCATCGGGGTTTTCTTTGGCGATCTCGTATATACTTATATGGCCATCCGTCTGCGAAAGAAAACGGGCCGGAACGACGTCACCGCCATGCCGCTGGGTCTCGATACTCCTTCTTCCCTCGGCCTTGTCTATGCCGTGCTCGGACCCGCCTATATTGCCACACATGACGCGGAACTTACCTGGCACATCGGCATTGCCACCCTCTTTATGATCGGTATCGTTAAGGTCATAACCTCTTTTTTCGGCGGATGGCTGCAGCGCATCATACCCACAGCCGGGCTCCTGGGGTCACTTGCCGGTGTGGGGCTTTTACTGCTCGGTTTTTTGCCGCTTATCGAGATATTCAACGAGGTCGTCGTGGGCATGGTGGCCCTGGGGATTATCTTTGCCGTCCTCTTAGGCAAGATGCAGTTTCCCGGTCGCATCCCCGGTG
It encodes the following:
- a CDS encoding ABC transporter permease, with the protein product MKDGRFRKELLGVYAIWWREMKVFQREKSRVVSSIVQPLMWLFLFGSGVGASISIGEVNYQDYIYPGILSMSVLFGSVFFGLYIVWDRKLDVLKAVLVAPVSRISIFFGKVLGGCTDVTIQVLILFLFSFLFPSINPWGIPLALLILSITSIAMVSMGLALGSLFESLEGFQVIATFVVFPLFFLSGALFPVNDRLPAWLHGVVKLNPLTYTVDGVRGALLGLNTFPLYADLSVISFFAVLMVLAGSALFSRMK
- a CDS encoding type II toxin-antitoxin system RelE/ParE family toxin, which gives rise to MNWTVKVSSKAEHYFNKLDRVLKERVKKELLKLSGYENPLSHENVKPLTGDLHGFYRLRIGNYRIIFALIKETKIIGVVNIAPRGDAY
- a CDS encoding nucleoside-diphosphate kinase, whose translation is MTTELTYVVITPYSLIKSRTGNIIARLMSFSGCDLVGVRMMRPSDEFVDEYIKRVKSLCIDPRVEKALVDYIDQNLRSENILGQPNRCLFLMFEGENAVERIYDIVGKLTTEAESEASRGTIRGTYCDYITTPDGTVRYFEPAVLVPTNPEYARNNLELFARLGFNDSGIYEECAEGETTMVILKPDNFFKHTVRPGNMIDMFAKTGLRVVGARMIRMSAAQGEDFYGFLRDMFRRKLKYRVAEKIKEGIEQSFDFEITAEEYNAMAEIIAEMNAAYKFSQIVKYMTGVDPGTVSPDERNKPGTHRALALLYRGYSAVGKIRERLGESDPAKAAHGTVRSDFGQNILQNAAHASDSVQRAIYERKIIGLYENAGDDCAQIIMDRLKR
- a CDS encoding DUF2284 domain-containing protein — its product is MHGKRVDKITIDMNAARLPEDLERYRTKALELGATKAAIVRVREIPVDERIVLKCQIPRCFGYGACAHCPPNTLNPAELRKILKGYQSAVFFIIDVPPDVIVRDRATIKEREAAYQSIFNIVSEIESMAFYDGHYLAFGFAAGSCRHTFCSQHERCQAMEGKRCRISLRSRPSMEAVGIDVYKMAAASGWEIYPIGSNAKPEDIPKGTLAGIIIVQ
- a CDS encoding ATP-binding cassette domain-containing protein; its protein translation is MAIIETRSLAKTYGRIQAVRGIDLNIERGEIFGLLGPNGAGKTTTIGMLCTIIRPSSGSASIAGHDIVKEPAAVRRKVGIVFQDPTIDTLLTGRENLQLHARLYGIPSDVRGKRINEMLALVDLKDRANDITRTYSGGMRRRLELARGLLHRPAVLFLDEPTLGLDPQTRARTWDYIKKMAQNEQTTIVLTTHYMEEAEQVCNRVGVIDRGQIIALGAPEDLKKSMGGYMVVIQVKDPPLDRIRALPYVSEVKLNDGLVEITMKEAHIHLPDLLSKVPNVECVETRAPTLNDVFIKLTGRDIREEDTEDSGSWVDSVARYRQRGQ